One Methylobacterium oryzae DNA window includes the following coding sequences:
- a CDS encoding acetyl-CoA acetyltransferase, translating to MTRACIVGWAHTPFGKLEEPDVEGLIARVSGEALAHAGVEESQVDGIYVGSMNTGFSKQGFEGSLVAVNRPGLAHAPATHLENACATGSAALYAALDFVDSGRGRVALVIGAEKMTAKTVAETGDILLGASYRKEEADIEGGFAGVFGRIAAGYFQRYGDRSEELARIAAKNHSNGVGNPYAQLRKDLGFDFCNRVSEKNPYVAAPLRRTDCSLISDGAAALVVADAETVEGLERAIGFRARAHVNDILPLSRRDPVEFKGARMAWERARAQAGIANEDLSFVETHDCFTIAELIEYEAMGLAAPGEGYRVVREGLAEKGGRLPINPSGGLKAKGHPVGATGVSMHVMACLQLMGEAGEMQVPGAELAGIFNMGGAAVANYVSILERRR from the coding sequence ATGACGCGCGCCTGCATCGTGGGCTGGGCCCACACCCCCTTCGGCAAGCTCGAGGAGCCCGATGTCGAGGGGCTGATCGCCCGGGTCTCGGGCGAGGCGCTGGCCCATGCCGGCGTCGAGGAGTCGCAGGTCGACGGCATCTACGTGGGCTCGATGAACACCGGCTTCTCGAAGCAGGGCTTCGAGGGCTCGCTGGTGGCGGTGAACCGGCCGGGCCTCGCCCACGCGCCGGCGACCCACCTGGAGAACGCCTGCGCCACCGGGTCGGCGGCGCTCTACGCGGCCCTCGACTTCGTCGACAGCGGCCGCGGCCGCGTGGCCCTGGTGATCGGCGCCGAGAAGATGACCGCCAAGACCGTCGCTGAGACCGGCGACATCCTGCTGGGCGCCTCCTACCGTAAGGAGGAGGCCGACATCGAGGGCGGCTTCGCGGGCGTGTTCGGGCGGATCGCGGCGGGCTACTTCCAGCGCTACGGCGACCGCAGCGAGGAGCTGGCCCGCATCGCCGCCAAGAACCACAGCAACGGCGTCGGCAACCCCTACGCGCAGTTGCGCAAGGACCTCGGCTTCGACTTCTGCAACCGGGTCTCGGAGAAGAACCCCTACGTGGCCGCCCCCCTGCGGCGCACGGACTGCTCGCTGATCTCGGACGGGGCGGCGGCGCTTGTGGTGGCCGATGCCGAGACCGTCGAGGGCCTGGAGCGGGCGATCGGCTTCCGCGCCCGGGCGCACGTCAATGACATCCTGCCCCTGTCCCGCCGCGACCCGGTGGAGTTCAAGGGCGCGCGAATGGCCTGGGAGAGGGCGCGGGCCCAGGCCGGGATCGCCAACGAGGACCTCTCCTTCGTGGAGACCCACGACTGCTTCACGATCGCCGAGCTGATCGAGTACGAGGCGATGGGCCTCGCCGCGCCGGGCGAGGGCTACCGCGTGGTGCGCGAGGGGCTCGCCGAGAAGGGGGGCCGGCTGCCGATCAACCCGTCCGGCGGGTTGAAGGCCAAGGGTCACCCCGTGGGGGCGACCGGCGTGTCGATGCACGTCATGGCGTGCCTCCAGCTCATGGGCGAGGCCGGGGAGATGCAGGTGCCCGGGGCGGAGCTCGCCGGGATCTTCAACATGGGCGGCGCGGCGGTGGCCAACTACGTGTCGATCCTGGAGCGGCGGCGCTGA
- a CDS encoding MarR family winged helix-turn-helix transcriptional regulator, with product MSGPTASQIGIEPDRAGHTRADQLSQRERQRLDNQLCFAVYAAAHAFGRAYRNLLGRHELTYPQYLVLLVLWEQDGLSVKEIGNRLFLDSGTLTPLLKRLEASGRVRRARDRVDERQVSIFLTAAGEALREELACLPDEAGGMTGLDIQGRKDLLQDLVTLRLSLQAGLTPD from the coding sequence ATGTCAGGCCCCACGGCCTCGCAGATCGGCATCGAGCCGGATCGAGCGGGGCACACGCGTGCCGACCAGCTTTCGCAGCGGGAGCGGCAGCGCCTCGACAACCAGCTGTGCTTCGCGGTCTACGCCGCCGCGCACGCCTTCGGCCGCGCCTACCGCAACCTCCTGGGTCGCCACGAACTGACCTATCCGCAATACCTCGTCCTGCTGGTCTTGTGGGAGCAGGACGGATTGTCGGTCAAGGAGATCGGGAACCGCCTGTTCCTGGATTCGGGTACGCTGACGCCGCTCCTGAAGCGCCTGGAAGCCTCCGGGCGCGTGCGCCGCGCCCGCGACCGGGTCGACGAGCGTCAGGTCAGCATCTTCCTCACCGCCGCCGGCGAGGCCCTGCGCGAGGAACTCGCCTGCCTGCCCGACGAGGCGGGGGGCATGACCGGTCTCGATATCCAGGGCCGCAAGGACCTGCTTCAGGATCTCGTCACGCTCAGGCTGAGCCTGCAGGCCGGCCTCACGCCCGACTAG
- a CDS encoding complex I subunit 5 family protein: MTAFPAALLPLPVAVPLVVCAAMLATAHVLPGRLPDILATLAALTVAVLCGVIATHAADGPLVYWFGGWEPRDGVHLGIGFSVDEASGWVAAFIGLLYALTFVFAWGFFDRTHGHFHILMLLFLAAMVGFCFTRDMFNLFVWFEVMSVAAFALTAYHLAESSLAGAINFTVVNSLAGFLMLGGIGLIYAQTGTLDFEGIAAAVARGGRDPVVAGAFCLVAAALMIKGAIVPFQFWLADAHAVAPSPVSVIFSGSMVSLGLFGLAKVSAVAFGGSDQVQHALPGLLIGLGSFTALLGGWMALLQRHLKRLLAFSTISHAGIMLTGLGALSVDGTGGMLVYVVGHGLVKGALFMIAGILLATQASIDEIALRGLGRGIWPAGIAMALAGLLLCGLPLGVLDQGTRLVQGALWQQGYGVALAAGAIGAALTGAAVLRAAGRIFLGLGSDPGDEAGAPSADEREKANRPLWLMLAPCCLLLALDIGLPAALIEHALPRAASAFMHRPTVHALAEGPGWLPWASVAAALAGAGFGLFRRHLPAFVVRPVSATQSAPTRVLEMLHSGLIGDYAAWLAVGVAAIAAVLAIA; encoded by the coding sequence GTGACCGCCTTCCCGGCCGCCCTCCTGCCCCTGCCCGTCGCCGTCCCGCTCGTGGTCTGCGCCGCGATGCTGGCGACCGCGCACGTCCTGCCCGGCCGCCTGCCCGACATCCTGGCGACGCTGGCGGCGCTCACCGTCGCGGTGCTCTGCGGCGTCATCGCCACACACGCCGCCGACGGGCCGCTGGTCTACTGGTTCGGCGGCTGGGAGCCGCGCGACGGCGTCCATCTCGGGATCGGCTTCTCGGTGGACGAGGCCAGCGGCTGGGTCGCGGCCTTCATCGGGCTGCTCTACGCGCTGACCTTCGTGTTCGCCTGGGGCTTCTTCGACCGCACCCACGGCCACTTCCACATCCTGATGCTGCTGTTCCTGGCCGCCATGGTCGGGTTCTGCTTCACCCGCGACATGTTCAACCTGTTCGTGTGGTTCGAGGTGATGAGCGTCGCGGCCTTCGCGCTCACGGCCTACCACCTGGCGGAGTCGTCGCTGGCGGGCGCCATCAACTTCACGGTGGTGAACAGCCTCGCGGGCTTCCTGATGCTCGGCGGCATCGGGCTGATCTACGCCCAGACCGGCACGCTCGACTTCGAGGGCATCGCGGCGGCGGTGGCGCGGGGCGGCCGGGATCCGGTGGTGGCCGGGGCGTTCTGCCTCGTCGCGGCCGCCCTGATGATCAAAGGCGCGATCGTGCCGTTCCAGTTCTGGCTCGCCGACGCGCACGCGGTCGCGCCGAGCCCGGTCTCGGTGATCTTCTCCGGATCGATGGTCTCGCTCGGCCTGTTCGGCCTCGCGAAGGTGAGCGCCGTCGCGTTCGGCGGCTCCGATCAGGTCCAGCACGCCCTGCCGGGGCTCCTCATCGGCCTGGGCAGCTTCACCGCCCTCCTGGGCGGCTGGATGGCGCTGCTGCAGCGGCACCTCAAGCGGCTGCTCGCCTTCTCGACCATCTCGCATGCCGGCATCATGCTCACCGGCCTCGGCGCCCTCTCGGTCGACGGGACCGGCGGGATGCTCGTCTATGTGGTCGGGCACGGGCTGGTGAAGGGCGCCCTGTTCATGATCGCCGGCATCCTGCTCGCCACCCAGGCCAGCATCGACGAGATCGCCCTGCGCGGCCTCGGACGGGGGATCTGGCCCGCCGGCATCGCCATGGCCCTGGCCGGGCTGCTGCTCTGCGGCCTGCCCCTCGGCGTGCTCGACCAGGGCACGCGCCTCGTCCAGGGCGCGCTCTGGCAGCAGGGGTACGGGGTGGCGCTGGCGGCCGGTGCCATCGGCGCGGCGCTGACCGGGGCCGCGGTGCTGCGGGCCGCGGGCCGGATCTTCCTCGGGCTCGGGTCCGATCCCGGCGACGAAGCCGGCGCCCCGAGCGCGGACGAGCGCGAGAAGGCCAACCGGCCGCTCTGGCTGATGCTGGCGCCGTGCTGCCTTCTCCTCGCGCTCGATATCGGTCTGCCGGCGGCTCTCATCGAGCACGCCCTCCCGCGGGCGGCGTCGGCCTTCATGCACCGGCCGACCGTGCACGCGCTGGCGGAGGGGCCCGGCTGGCTCCCCTGGGCCTCGGTCGCCGCCGCCCTGGCCGGCGCGGGCTTCGGGCTGTTCCGCAGACACCTGCCTGCGTTCGTGGTCCGGCCGGTCAGCGCGACGCAATCGGCGCCGACCCGCGTGCTGGAAATGCTCCATAGCGGCTTGATCGGCGATTACGCCGCCTGGCTCGCCGTGGGCGTGGCGGCGATCGCGGCCGTGCTGGCCATAGCCTGA
- a CDS encoding monovalent cation/H(+) antiporter subunit G, giving the protein MSVAIGSVLALAVASAWLAALALWRLPRALDRIHALAFLNVAASILVTVAAFLADGVSGRSLKILVMMVVFLAWAAVLSHVSGRAVLMREGRSA; this is encoded by the coding sequence ATGAGCGTCGCGATCGGCTCGGTCCTGGCTCTCGCCGTGGCGTCCGCGTGGCTCGCGGCCCTCGCCCTCTGGCGCCTGCCCCGGGCGCTCGACCGGATTCACGCCCTCGCGTTCCTGAACGTGGCGGCCTCGATCCTCGTGACGGTGGCGGCCTTCCTCGCGGACGGCGTCTCCGGGCGCTCGCTCAAGATCCTGGTGATGATGGTGGTGTTCCTCGCCTGGGCGGCGGTCCTGTCGCACGTCTCGGGCCGGGCCGTGCTGATGCGCGAGGGCCGCTCGGCATGA
- a CDS encoding site-specific tyrosine recombinase XerD, giving the protein MSGPEGSGDAARAPRPEVAEYLDMLAAERGAGLNTLSAYRRDLDDYLDYLARSGTALGDVEAGTLRAFLIDLETRGLKASSAARRLSCVRGFHKFLYAEGGAESDPSVAVSGPRRGRALPKVLSIAEVDRLLATAQAAASADQAPGPARRARRMACLLELLYATGLRVSELVALPRAAGATRERYLIVKGKGGRERLVPLTDAARTAMAAHLPAVPEDNPWLFPADSDSGYLTRQAFARDLKVLAPAAGLHPDRVSPHVLRHAFASHLLQNGADLRIVQELLGHADISTTQIYTHVLDERLKAMVRDLHPLMDG; this is encoded by the coding sequence TTGAGCGGGCCGGAGGGCAGCGGCGACGCCGCCCGGGCGCCCCGCCCCGAGGTCGCCGAGTACCTCGACATGCTGGCCGCCGAGCGCGGTGCCGGGCTGAACACCCTGAGCGCCTACCGCCGGGACCTGGACGATTACCTCGACTATCTCGCGCGCTCGGGCACGGCGCTCGGCGACGTGGAGGCCGGCACGCTGCGGGCCTTCCTGATCGACCTCGAGACCCGGGGCCTGAAGGCGTCCTCGGCGGCGCGGCGCCTGTCCTGCGTGCGCGGTTTCCACAAGTTCCTCTACGCCGAAGGCGGCGCCGAGAGCGATCCGAGCGTCGCGGTGTCCGGTCCGCGCCGCGGGCGCGCGCTCCCCAAGGTCCTGTCCATCGCGGAGGTCGACCGGCTGCTCGCCACGGCGCAGGCGGCCGCCAGCGCCGATCAGGCCCCCGGCCCAGCCCGGCGGGCACGCCGGATGGCGTGCCTGCTCGAGCTGCTCTACGCCACGGGCCTGCGCGTCTCGGAACTGGTCGCCCTGCCCCGCGCGGCGGGCGCGACGCGCGAGCGCTACCTCATCGTCAAGGGCAAGGGCGGCCGCGAGCGCCTCGTGCCCCTGACCGATGCGGCCCGCACCGCGATGGCGGCGCATCTTCCGGCCGTGCCGGAGGACAACCCGTGGCTGTTTCCCGCCGACAGCGACAGCGGCTATCTCACCCGTCAGGCCTTCGCCCGCGATCTCAAGGTGCTGGCCCCGGCGGCGGGGCTCCACCCGGATCGGGTGAGCCCCCACGTGCTCCGCCACGCCTTCGCGAGTCACCTCCTGCAGAACGGCGCCGACCTGCGCATCGTCCAGGAGCTGCTCGGCCACGCCGACATCTCGACGACGCAGATCTACACGCACGTCCTCGACGAGCGCCTGAAGGCGATGGTCCGCGATCTGCATCCGCTGATGGATGGCTGA
- a CDS encoding sodium:proton antiporter — MSAVTSVLPYGVAAWLFGIGLYGIATSRNFIHLVGCLGVCQSATYVLLLGLGYRWGSIAPIFYDHPPGTPAVDPVMQALVLTDIVVGATLTALLLVLTIQAYKRGGSLDPEKLRPMRAGGKSGRDAGSGRVRDA; from the coding sequence GTGAGTGCGGTCACCAGTGTCCTGCCCTACGGTGTCGCCGCGTGGCTGTTCGGGATCGGCCTCTACGGCATCGCCACGAGCCGCAACTTCATCCACCTCGTGGGCTGCCTCGGCGTGTGCCAATCGGCGACCTACGTGCTGCTGCTCGGCCTCGGCTATCGCTGGGGCAGCATCGCGCCGATCTTCTACGACCATCCGCCGGGGACGCCCGCCGTGGACCCGGTGATGCAGGCGCTGGTGCTCACCGACATCGTGGTCGGCGCGACGCTCACCGCCCTCCTCCTCGTCCTGACCATCCAGGCCTACAAGCGCGGCGGCAGCCTGGACCCGGAGAAGCTCCGGCCGATGCGCGCGGGCGGCAAGTCCGGGCGCGATGCGGGATCCGGCCGCGTGCGCGACGCGTAG
- a CDS encoding shikimate kinase — translation MQESMQEAMSGEEAGEPIEARLRRALGLRSIVLVGLMGAGKSTVGRRLASRLGLIFKDADIEIEAAAGLTIPDIFAIYGEPSFRDGEERVISRLLRAGPLVLATGGGAYLREATRARIAESAVSVWLKADLDVLMRRVRKRGNRPLLQTEDPEATMRDLMAVRHPVYAAADVMVISREVSHDRVVQDVLEALDAHLSGEGSIPVAAQ, via the coding sequence ATGCAGGAGTCGATGCAGGAGGCCATGAGCGGGGAGGAGGCGGGGGAACCGATCGAGGCGCGTCTGCGCCGCGCGCTCGGCCTGCGCTCGATCGTGCTCGTGGGCCTCATGGGAGCGGGCAAGAGCACCGTCGGCCGACGTCTGGCGAGCCGCCTCGGGCTGATCTTCAAGGATGCCGACATCGAGATCGAGGCCGCGGCCGGCCTGACGATCCCCGACATCTTCGCGATCTACGGCGAGCCGAGCTTCCGCGACGGCGAGGAGCGGGTGATCTCGCGCCTGCTGCGGGCCGGCCCGCTGGTCCTGGCGACGGGCGGCGGCGCCTACCTGCGCGAGGCGACCCGCGCGCGCATCGCTGAATCGGCGGTCTCCGTCTGGCTGAAGGCCGATCTGGACGTGCTGATGCGGCGGGTCCGCAAGCGCGGCAACCGCCCGCTGCTGCAGACCGAGGATCCCGAGGCGACGATGCGCGACCTGATGGCCGTGCGCCACCCGGTCTACGCCGCCGCCGACGTGATGGTCATCTCGCGGGAGGTCTCGCACGACCGGGTCGTCCAGGACGTGCTGGAGGCGCTGGATGCCCATCTCAGCGGCGAAGGATCCATCCCCGTGGCCGCCCAGTGA
- a CDS encoding NUDIX domain-containing protein codes for MKAEILTIRFVHEGWSRFGIARVRLADGAVVEREIEDHGDSVGILPYDPERKVATLVRELRVPPLFAAGEQVQLEAPAGLIDGGSPEENARREALEEVGLRLRALEFVGATYSCASLTTEKIHLYLAPYGRADRAEAGGGAEGEHENIRVVEMPLAELAARADRAAITDLKTLALILALRARHPEVFAP; via the coding sequence ATGAAAGCCGAGATCCTCACTATCCGCTTCGTCCACGAGGGCTGGAGCCGCTTCGGGATCGCGCGGGTGCGCCTCGCCGATGGGGCCGTCGTCGAGCGCGAGATCGAGGACCACGGCGACTCGGTCGGGATCCTGCCCTACGACCCGGAGCGGAAGGTCGCGACGCTCGTGCGCGAGCTGCGGGTGCCGCCGCTTTTCGCGGCCGGCGAGCAGGTCCAGCTGGAGGCACCGGCGGGCCTGATCGACGGCGGCAGCCCGGAGGAGAACGCCCGCCGGGAGGCGCTGGAGGAGGTGGGCCTTCGCCTGCGGGCGCTCGAGTTCGTCGGCGCCACCTATTCCTGCGCCAGCCTGACCACCGAGAAGATCCATCTCTACCTCGCGCCCTACGGCCGGGCGGATCGCGCGGAGGCGGGTGGCGGAGCCGAGGGCGAGCACGAGAACATCCGGGTGGTCGAGATGCCGCTGGCCGAGCTCGCCGCACGCGCCGACCGCGCCGCGATCACCGACCTGAAGACGCTGGCCCTGATCCTGGCGCTCCGCGCACGCCATCCCGAGGTGTTCGCCCCGTGA
- a CDS encoding MnhB domain-containing protein has translation MSPRARVALLAVAGLVLLPGAAAVIAGLPPFGSTIAQYGARINAIVPEARHVANMVSAINFDLRGLDTLGEEFMLLAAITGTVVLLRGRRGEGSSERAMRRPGRAVIPRSEAVVLACRVAGPLTALFGLYVVLHATVTPGGGFQGGVILASGTLLIYLGEGYAGWRDAIRSHWLDALEGGGALLFALCGLVPMLTGAAFMQNILPLGTFRDLFSGGLMLVENLGVALAVMGGFTQLFLEFMEETRAADAPEEPGEESA, from the coding sequence GTGAGCCCGCGCGCCCGCGTCGCGCTCCTGGCCGTCGCGGGCCTCGTCCTCCTCCCGGGCGCGGCCGCGGTGATCGCCGGCCTGCCGCCCTTCGGATCGACGATCGCCCAGTACGGCGCGCGCATCAACGCGATTGTCCCGGAGGCCCGGCACGTCGCCAACATGGTGAGTGCCATCAACTTCGACCTGCGCGGCCTCGACACCCTCGGCGAGGAATTCATGCTGCTCGCCGCCATCACCGGGACGGTGGTGCTGCTGCGCGGGCGGCGCGGCGAAGGCAGCTCCGAGCGCGCCATGCGCCGGCCCGGCCGGGCCGTGATCCCGCGCTCCGAGGCGGTGGTGCTGGCGTGCCGCGTCGCCGGCCCGCTCACCGCGCTGTTCGGCCTCTACGTCGTGCTGCACGCGACCGTCACGCCCGGCGGCGGCTTCCAGGGCGGCGTCATCCTCGCCTCCGGAACCCTGCTGATCTACCTCGGCGAGGGCTATGCCGGCTGGCGCGACGCCATCCGCAGCCACTGGCTCGACGCGCTGGAGGGGGGCGGCGCGCTGCTCTTCGCGCTGTGCGGGCTGGTGCCGATGCTCACCGGCGCCGCCTTCATGCAGAACATCCTGCCGCTCGGCACCTTCCGCGACCTGTTCTCGGGCGGCCTGATGCTGGTCGAGAATCTCGGCGTCGCCCTCGCGGTGATGGGCGGCTTCACGCAGCTCTTCCTGGAATTCATGGAGGAGACCCGCGCGGCCGACGCGCCCGAGGAGCCGGGGGAGGAATCCGCGTGA
- a CDS encoding NAD-dependent epimerase, with the protein MSLPPVLITGVAGFIGNQLALRLLEDGRQVVGLDSVNAYYDVRLKEARLQRLADFPGYSFARLDLADRDGLDALFRRHAFRTVIHLAAQAGVRYSLTDPHAYAASNLVGFLNILEACRHGGVGHLLYASSSSVYGGVTAMPFSVHQNVDHPLSLYAATKKANELMAHSYSHLYGLPTTGLRFFTVYGPWGRPDMALYLFTRAILAGEPIRVFNEGRMLRDFTYIDDIVAGIRALADRPAAPDPAWSGAAPDPGTSSAPYRIYNIGNNEPVALLDMIALLEDALGRKAEKILLPMQPGDVPATYADIDDLVRDAGFRPATPLKTGIGRFVDWYRTYHGI; encoded by the coding sequence ATGTCCCTGCCACCTGTTCTGATCACCGGCGTGGCCGGCTTCATCGGGAACCAGCTCGCCCTGCGCCTCCTCGAGGACGGCCGGCAGGTCGTCGGGCTGGACAGCGTCAACGCCTATTACGACGTGCGCCTCAAGGAAGCCCGGCTGCAACGCCTCGCGGATTTCCCGGGCTACAGCTTCGCGCGCCTCGACCTCGCCGACCGCGACGGCCTCGACGCGCTGTTCCGCCGCCACGCGTTCCGCACGGTGATCCACCTCGCGGCCCAGGCCGGCGTGCGCTACTCGCTCACCGATCCGCACGCCTACGCGGCGAGCAACCTCGTCGGCTTCCTGAACATCCTCGAGGCCTGCCGCCACGGCGGCGTGGGACACCTCCTCTACGCGTCCTCCAGCTCCGTCTACGGCGGCGTCACCGCGATGCCGTTCTCGGTGCACCAGAACGTCGACCATCCGCTCAGCCTCTACGCCGCGACCAAGAAGGCGAACGAGCTGATGGCGCACAGCTACAGCCATCTCTACGGCCTGCCGACGACGGGCCTGCGCTTCTTCACCGTCTACGGCCCCTGGGGCCGGCCCGACATGGCGCTGTACCTGTTCACCCGCGCGATCCTGGCGGGCGAACCGATCCGCGTGTTCAACGAAGGGCGGATGCTCCGGGACTTCACCTACATCGACGACATCGTCGCGGGGATCCGGGCCCTGGCCGACCGGCCGGCCGCGCCCGACCCCGCGTGGAGCGGCGCGGCGCCGGATCCCGGGACCAGCTCCGCCCCCTACAGGATCTACAACATCGGCAACAACGAGCCGGTGGCGCTCCTGGATATGATCGCGCTCCTCGAGGACGCCCTGGGCCGCAAGGCGGAGAAGATCCTCCTGCCGATGCAGCCCGGGGACGTCCCGGCGACCTACGCCGACATCGACGACCTCGTGCGGGACGCCGGCTTCCGGCCCGCCACGCCCCTGAAGACCGGGATCGGGCGCTTCGTCGACTGGTATCGGACCTATCACGGGATCTGA
- the aroB gene encoding 3-dehydroquinate synthase: MTEPRPDLLTVHVPLDAGRAYDIQIGRGLIDTAGTAVAALGARRAAIVTDATVGALYAARLRTSLERAGLQAGVVTVAPGEASKSYAGYAEVCDGLLALKVERGDLVVALGGGVVGDLAGFAAATLRRGVRFVQVPTSLLAQVDSSVGGKTGINAPLGKNLIGAFHQPRLVLADTAALDTLSEREMRAGYAEVAKYGLIADPGFFDWCEANWRGIFAGGPEREQAVAACCRAKAAVVTRDEREDGERALLNLGHTFGHALERLTGYDSARLVHGEGVAIGMALAFRFSARLGLCAGQDAGRVANHLALAGLPTRLQAVPGGCGDAEALLDAMTQDKKVRDGALTFILARGIGQSFIAPGVDRAEVAAFLQDELASDQAA; encoded by the coding sequence ATGACCGAGCCCCGTCCGGACCTCCTGACCGTCCACGTGCCCCTCGACGCCGGCCGCGCCTACGACATCCAGATCGGGCGCGGGCTGATCGACACCGCCGGCACCGCGGTCGCCGCGCTCGGGGCCCGCCGGGCGGCGATCGTGACGGACGCGACGGTCGGCGCGCTCTACGCCGCGCGGCTGCGGACCAGCCTGGAGCGCGCCGGCCTCCAGGCGGGCGTGGTGACGGTGGCGCCGGGCGAGGCCTCCAAATCCTACGCGGGCTACGCGGAGGTCTGCGACGGTCTGCTCGCCCTCAAGGTCGAGCGCGGCGACCTCGTCGTGGCGCTGGGCGGCGGCGTGGTCGGCGACCTCGCGGGCTTCGCGGCTGCCACCCTGCGGCGCGGCGTGCGCTTCGTGCAGGTGCCGACGAGCCTGCTCGCGCAGGTCGATTCCTCGGTCGGCGGCAAGACCGGCATCAACGCGCCGCTGGGCAAGAACCTGATCGGCGCCTTCCACCAGCCGCGCCTCGTCCTGGCCGACACGGCCGCCCTCGACACCCTGTCCGAGCGCGAGATGCGCGCCGGCTACGCCGAGGTCGCCAAGTACGGGCTGATCGCCGATCCGGGCTTCTTCGACTGGTGCGAGGCGAACTGGCGCGGGATCTTCGCCGGCGGCCCGGAGCGCGAGCAGGCGGTCGCCGCCTGCTGCCGGGCCAAGGCCGCGGTGGTCACCCGCGACGAGCGGGAGGACGGCGAGCGTGCGCTGCTCAATCTCGGTCACACCTTCGGCCACGCCCTGGAGCGCCTGACCGGCTACGATTCCGCCCGCCTGGTCCATGGCGAGGGCGTCGCGATCGGGATGGCGCTCGCCTTCCGCTTCTCGGCACGCCTCGGGCTCTGCGCGGGACAGGATGCGGGCCGGGTCGCCAACCATCTCGCGCTCGCCGGCCTGCCGACCCGTCTGCAGGCCGTTCCAGGCGGGTGCGGCGACGCCGAGGCGCTCCTCGACGCGATGACCCAGGACAAGAAGGTCCGCGACGGCGCGCTGACCTTCATCCTCGCTCGGGGGATCGGCCAGAGCTTCATCGCCCCCGGCGTGGACCGGGCGGAGGTGGCGGCGTTCCTGCAGGATGAATTGGCGTCGGACCAAGCCGCCTGA
- a CDS encoding monovalent cation/H+ antiporter complex subunit F → MSVWTVAILALLPPLAVAAVLAWRGRPGQRFAAYQLAGSVTVLILTLMAFATDQASITDLALTLVLLNLPGTMLLAVFLERWI, encoded by the coding sequence ATGAGCGTCTGGACGGTCGCCATCCTGGCGCTGCTGCCGCCGCTCGCGGTGGCCGCGGTGCTCGCGTGGCGGGGCAGACCCGGTCAGCGTTTCGCCGCCTACCAGCTCGCCGGCAGCGTCACGGTCCTGATCCTGACGCTCATGGCTTTCGCCACCGATCAGGCGTCGATCACCGATCTCGCCCTCACCCTGGTCCTGCTCAACCTGCCCGGCACGATGCTGCTCGCGGTCTTCCTGGAGCGCTGGATATGA
- a CDS encoding DUF6894 family protein, with the protein MPRYFFHTQIGEDVISDPTGIELRDPDAAWEAARETIRAALRQPQDQARLMTACLVVTDDDGEVVLEFPFSEAVALPADADPTRH; encoded by the coding sequence ATGCCGCGCTACTTCTTCCACACGCAGATCGGCGAGGACGTCATCTCCGACCCGACCGGGATCGAGCTTCGGGATCCGGACGCGGCCTGGGAGGCGGCGCGGGAGACGATCCGCGCCGCCCTGCGCCAGCCGCAGGATCAGGCCCGGCTGATGACGGCGTGCCTCGTGGTCACGGACGACGACGGCGAGGTCGTGCTGGAATTCCCGTTCAGCGAGGCCGTGGCGCTGCCCGCCGACGCGGACCCGACGCGTCACTGA
- a CDS encoding c-type cytochrome: protein MRSLVFGAVLAVVMPLAAQAQDAGDAAAGEKAFAPCKACHNFQKNGVGPDLKGVVGRKAGTYEGYNYSAALKNSGITWDEANLHEWLKNPKAKVPGTKMIFQGYPDDKKINDVIAYLKTQS from the coding sequence ATGCGTTCACTCGTTTTCGGCGCCGTCCTTGCCGTCGTGATGCCTCTCGCCGCGCAGGCCCAGGACGCCGGCGACGCCGCGGCCGGCGAGAAGGCGTTCGCCCCCTGCAAGGCGTGCCACAACTTCCAGAAGAACGGCGTGGGTCCCGACCTGAAGGGCGTCGTCGGCCGCAAGGCGGGCACCTACGAGGGCTACAACTACTCCGCCGCCCTGAAGAACTCCGGCATCACCTGGGACGAGGCCAACCTGCACGAGTGGCTGAAGAACCCGAAGGCGAAGGTGCCCGGCACCAAGATGATCTTCCAGGGCTACCCCGACGACAAGAAGATCAACGACGTCATCGCCTACCTCAAGACGCAGTCCTGA
- a CDS encoding Na(+)/H(+) antiporter subunit B produces MTVILPLLFLLTAVSGTAVVLVRDPARQVFAIAVNGLVLAILFDALQAPDVALSELAVGSAAVPLLFLVALMAVRTQPPEEES; encoded by the coding sequence ATGACGGTCATCCTGCCGCTGCTCTTCCTGCTCACCGCGGTCTCCGGCACCGCCGTGGTCCTCGTGCGCGACCCCGCGCGGCAGGTCTTCGCCATCGCGGTCAACGGGCTCGTCCTGGCGATCCTGTTCGACGCCCTCCAGGCCCCCGACGTCGCGCTCTCGGAGCTGGCGGTCGGTTCGGCGGCGGTGCCGCTCCTCTTCCTCGTGGCCCTGATGGCCGTGCGGACGCAGCCGCCCGAGGAGGAATCGTGA